In Chromobacterium rhizoryzae, one genomic interval encodes:
- a CDS encoding TetR/AcrR family transcriptional regulator → MTTNRKPSDVRERDLQLALTRIQHGRAHTGETKVSIAAVAREAGVSTALIHNHYPNIAEKIREAQGRSSRIQRNVKYQELRTECEKNRNLREEIKELRAKVASLASINEVLISENRILKAKQSDPKVVDLSS, encoded by the coding sequence ATGACAACTAACCGCAAGCCCTCGGATGTGCGTGAGCGGGATTTGCAACTTGCGCTCACCCGCATCCAGCACGGACGGGCACATACAGGGGAAACGAAAGTCAGCATCGCCGCTGTAGCGCGGGAGGCAGGCGTTTCAACAGCACTGATCCACAACCACTACCCCAACATCGCCGAAAAAATCCGCGAAGCGCAAGGACGCTCCAGCCGCATTCAGCGCAATGTGAAGTACCAGGAACTCCGCACAGAATGTGAGAAGAATCGTAACTTACGTGAGGAGATTAAGGAACTGCGCGCCAAGGTCGCCAGTCTCGCTTCCATCAACGAGGTTTTGATATCCGAGAACCGGATTCTAAAGGCAAAGCAGAGTGATCCCAAGGTAGTTGATCTGAGCTCGTGA
- a CDS encoding H-NS histone family protein, protein MELSKLEFTALIALQADVASEIKRREVEEKSKAKKQIIELARAYGLRVEDVLNKEAAARKPVEAKYRNPDDSRITWSGRGRKPTWVQAWLDGGKALEELSI, encoded by the coding sequence ATGGAATTGTCCAAACTGGAATTCACTGCGCTGATTGCTCTGCAAGCTGACGTAGCAAGCGAGATTAAACGCCGCGAAGTAGAAGAAAAATCTAAAGCGAAGAAACAAATCATTGAGCTAGCCCGTGCCTATGGTTTGAGGGTGGAAGATGTGTTGAATAAGGAAGCTGCGGCTCGCAAACCTGTGGAGGCCAAGTATCGTAATCCTGACGATAGCAGAATCACTTGGTCGGGACGGGGACGCAAACCGACTTGGGTTCAAGCCTGGCTTGACGGCGGCAAAGCGTTGGAAGAGCTGTCCATCTAG
- a CDS encoding CopG family ribbon-helix-helix protein: MASPTTRVVTLEIPTSLVDKIDQMAGRLKTSPDEIMQQALSTWIEREEERAQLTREALEDVDAGHVIHHQAVQSWADGLNTDNPQPIPR, encoded by the coding sequence ATGGCTTCCCCTACAACCCGAGTCGTCACTCTGGAGATTCCAACCTCATTGGTAGACAAGATTGACCAAATGGCCGGTCGCTTGAAGACCTCGCCCGACGAGATCATGCAACAGGCCTTGTCCACCTGGATCGAGCGAGAAGAAGAACGCGCCCAACTTACTAGAGAAGCACTGGAAGACGTAGACGCTGGCCATGTCATCCACCACCAGGCAGTACAGTCCTGGGCGGATGGCCTAAACACAGACAATCCGCAGCCGATACCACGTTAA
- a CDS encoding cholesterol oxidase substrate-binding domain-containing protein, whose amino-acid sequence MSSNDAEKPLAASRRDFLTGALKLTSAGALAGWLPAERIMAARLTCSQPNNFPADIPLYKQSFKNWAGDIKVDDVWTCAPRSADEVVKVANWAKDNGYKVRARGMMHNWSPLTLAAGVSCPAVVLLDTTRYLTAMSVDASGPVAKVTAQAGITMEALLTGMEKAGLGVTAAPAPGDLTLGGVLAINGHGTAIPAKGERRLAGASYGSISNLVLSLTAVVYDKASGAYALRKFARNDPQIAPLLAHVGRSLIVEATLQAAPNQRLRCQSWFNIPYGEMFAAAGSGGRTFASYLDSAGRVEAIWFPFTSNPWLKVWTVTPNKPLFSRQTDKPFNYPFSDNLPDEVTDLANKILSLGDGKLTPAFGKAQFAAASAGLVATASWDLWGWSKNLLLYVKPTTLRVTANGYAVLTRRENVQRVLNEFVTFYQARVQAYQQQGRYPMNGPVEIRVTGLDDPSETALNGSVAPALSAIRPRPDHPEWNAAVWLDILTLPGTPYANQFYREIEQWIEANFNGSYAAVRPEWSKGWGYTDQAAWADSAMLQTTIPNAFRAGQPAAANWDAAKAALATYDPYRLFSSPLLDSLGL is encoded by the coding sequence ATGAGTTCGAATGATGCGGAAAAACCCTTGGCCGCCAGCCGTCGCGACTTTTTGACCGGAGCCTTGAAATTGACTTCCGCCGGGGCTTTGGCGGGCTGGTTGCCGGCCGAGCGGATCATGGCGGCGAGGCTGACTTGCAGTCAGCCCAACAACTTCCCGGCGGACATTCCCCTATATAAGCAAAGCTTCAAAAACTGGGCCGGCGACATCAAGGTGGACGATGTCTGGACTTGCGCGCCGCGTTCCGCGGACGAAGTGGTGAAGGTGGCCAACTGGGCCAAGGACAACGGCTACAAGGTGCGCGCGCGCGGCATGATGCACAACTGGTCGCCGTTGACGCTGGCCGCCGGCGTCAGCTGCCCGGCGGTGGTCTTGCTGGACACCACGCGCTATCTGACCGCGATGTCCGTCGACGCCTCGGGCCCGGTGGCCAAGGTCACCGCCCAGGCCGGCATCACCATGGAAGCCTTGCTCACCGGAATGGAAAAGGCCGGTCTGGGCGTGACCGCCGCGCCGGCGCCCGGGGATCTGACCCTGGGCGGGGTGCTGGCCATCAACGGCCACGGCACCGCGATTCCGGCCAAGGGCGAACGCCGCCTGGCCGGCGCCAGCTACGGCTCGATCAGCAATCTGGTGCTCAGCCTCACCGCCGTGGTCTACGACAAGGCCAGCGGCGCTTACGCCTTGCGCAAGTTTGCCCGCAACGATCCGCAGATCGCGCCGCTGCTGGCGCACGTGGGCCGTTCGCTGATCGTGGAGGCCACTTTGCAGGCGGCGCCCAACCAGCGCTTGCGCTGTCAGAGCTGGTTCAATATTCCCTACGGCGAAATGTTCGCCGCGGCGGGCAGCGGCGGGCGCACCTTCGCCAGCTATCTGGACAGCGCCGGCCGGGTGGAGGCGATCTGGTTCCCCTTCACCAGCAACCCCTGGCTCAAGGTGTGGACGGTGACGCCGAACAAGCCGCTGTTCTCCCGTCAGACCGACAAGCCGTTCAACTACCCCTTCTCGGATAATCTGCCCGACGAAGTGACCGATCTGGCCAACAAGATTCTGTCGCTGGGCGACGGCAAGCTGACGCCGGCCTTCGGCAAGGCGCAGTTCGCCGCGGCCAGCGCCGGCCTGGTGGCGACGGCCAGCTGGGACCTGTGGGGCTGGTCCAAAAACCTGCTGCTCTACGTCAAGCCCACCACCTTGCGCGTCACCGCCAACGGCTACGCGGTGCTGACCCGCCGCGAAAACGTGCAGCGCGTGCTCAACGAGTTCGTCACCTTCTATCAGGCGCGGGTGCAGGCCTATCAGCAACAGGGCCGCTATCCGATGAACGGGCCGGTGGAAATCCGCGTGACCGGGCTGGACGATCCTAGCGAGACGGCCTTGAACGGTAGCGTGGCGCCGGCCTTGTCCGCCATCCGCCCGCGGCCGGACCATCCGGAATGGAACGCCGCGGTGTGGCTGGACATCCTGACGCTGCCGGGCACGCCTTACGCCAACCAGTTCTATCGCGAGATAGAGCAGTGGATCGAGGCCAATTTCAACGGCTCCTACGCGGCGGTGCGTCCGGAATGGTCCAAGGGCTGGGGCTATACCGACCAGGCGGCGTGGGCGGATTCCGCCATGCTGCAAACGACCATTCCCAACGCCTTCCGCGCCGGCCAGCCGGCGGCGGCCAATTGGGACGCGGCCAAGGCGGCGCTGGCGACGTATGACCCCTACCGCCTGTTCTCCTCGCCCTTGCTGGACAGCCTGGGCCTCTGA